aattagaaaactagttactttCGCACAAAACAAAAACCTATctaaaaagaaattaagccaattttctAACACAACCAACTTATGAATTGAACTTTAACAATAATGACATCAGAGAAGAATGAAAATAGATTAGGTAAATCTAGCGATATAAGCCAAACACCTTAAGAAATCTTAGATGAGCCTTTCGTTATCTTCTGAACCTCCTGCAATTACGACATCAACAGAACCGTAAGCCTAAATTATTTTTGAAGGGGTTAGTAGCTAAAGAGCCCATTTGAAGAAGTTTGATGATACTGGATTAATGCAAATCCAAAAATAAGAGGGCTAGTGATCTCTTAGTTCTAGTCAAAACCAATGTGGTTAACCTTTAATTAGATCACTATAAGTTAGATGCTAATTTCAGTGAAAATAGTAATGGCATGCATATTTTCTGTTTAGTAATTGCCAACGATGATGCATTTGCTTCCAGCAGCTAATACACATTCTAAACTGAGTAATTCAAGAAGTCAAAAGTAGACAGCCCAATGATGTTTGGTGTGCATATACACAAGTACAAAAAGGTAGATTTCTTCACCATGGCCAGAATAGAGGAATCGAAAATTATGATTAAAAATTACTAATCTTTGCTCATgcaaaaggaaataaaagggTAAATTCCAAGTTCCTATATGTATGGACCATTGAAGCCAATTAAATTGTAAACAAAGCACCAAAATTGATGAACTGCTAAGATACCAAATCACTTGCCAgtcataaaatagaaaattcttCTAATGAAGCAGCAACATACTGGTGAAGTATCAAAAACCGAGATAAGAGCTTGAACAATTGTTTAACCAGCatgcaaaaccaaaaaaatcatatctcattAGAATCACACGGTTATTATGCATAAATTCATTCTTCGCTTGTGCTAAAGAAGTAAAAAGAAGATAGGGCCTCTCAATTAGCCAAAATTCACCAACTGAGTTATTTTACTTTTGCAGGAGATTTTGCAAGTGCATCAAAGAAAGAACAATTGGTAGATTTCAAGTTAGTGCAAAgaactaggtcaaaagtatcCTCAATCTTTTTTGGCATACGATAACATTGATCATGTATTCAAACTAAATTGAATAGCAAATTAATATATGATGAACTATGAGTTATTTCCACTAATATGATTAAGCCTATCTTTTGAACGTGTAGACATAATCAAAGATCGACAGATGACCTATTTGATGTGTATTTTGCCTCAAGACCCTGTTTTAAGGAGATCCTACTTGGGTGACTACGTCAGACCATGAAATTGCTGGATTCAAATTCTCAGACTGTAATGCGactaatttttttccctcaatACTGGATATAAGGCATTAAGATgccagaaaagaaattttcttcatcttATCAGGCTTTGATGAGGTGTAGGATAGTTATTATACAATAGGATGGTTACTGAGTTGTCGAATGATTATAAGAAAATCCTAACGGTTACAGCGTAAGTTAAGTTCTAATACAATTGTGAGTTATAAAAAGGGTTAATAACACTTTGCGTCCCCTAAACTTAGTGGATAATCACACTTTGCTCCCATTAACattaaatatgtatattttacCCCTCATGAAAACTAGTCTAagttaaaaataatgaaaaaagtGAGTACAATAATATTATTGCCCTTTTATTCAAGAAATCATCTATAACTTAATattatttcctttcatttttaaaaaagacACATCTTCTCTATCATATCTAACTATACAATGAAATTGATTCATGAACTACTTAGGAAATGTTGTTGCTTTGGTCATCTATCTTTGAAGTCTCAGCCAATATGGTCTGTCATATCAACAAATTTAGTGCTCTATCTCCATCAAAAGAGACTAATGCAGCAAAATTGTGGGAAGCTAACGGAGAAATCACTTGAATTACGCAAagaataaaaattaattaatttggtATCTTATCTCCAAACAATATAGTCCCTTTGTATTATGGCGAAccaatttttcttaaattttaagAATTTGGTCAAGGCTAATTTAGAGTTGTTAACGGAGTTAAGAGACCTTAGAGGGTACTTCGTACCATCTTGCAGAAAACACCAAGCATTCAAACAAAAGCCTAAAACTATAAACTCACCCAAAACTCTTCAATATAATGAGATAAAAGTTTTTTATACTATGTCAAACATAAATTTATGCATTTTTTCTGTCACCTTTAGGTACTCTTTTTCATGATATTTCAACTCGGAAATGGCACAAATTCCATAATTATGTTTAAagttttgtgtttgatttattttaaagttacaaaaatttattttcttcacGATAAAGAGTTTTGGGTTTAGTTTTATGACTTATTTGAgattttttgaaactttaatATACTGTTGAGATGGATGTGACACGAAAGGCATTAAAGGGTCTCTTCACTTCATTAGCGACTCAAATTTCTATCAAAAGGACCTCCCTAAccatatttttaaatttaagaGGCAAAATTGGCTTGTCATGATACTAAGGGACCAAAACGATCAAAACCTTAAAAACAAGGGATCAAATTGGTTATAATTTGTATTGTTTTAACCATGCACATGCAATCACATGACATTTCTTTGTCagtttccttttattttcagTCAACAATTCTACAATCACATTAGTCAAGAATCATAAATATAGGAATTAAATTGATAAGGAATTAAATTTTCCCTTACTACTCATACCAAACGTAacacaaattttcttattttgcaacTTGACGAGTTCAATTTAAGTTTGGCTTTCATACGCATGGCGTGTGCAGTGAGCTAAGGTTTAGAAGAAGCAATCATCACTAATGACAAAATGGCATGACTAAAGGAAAACCCACAGTCTGGTAGACCAGTTTTCTGAGTAATAGAGTTGTACTTAGAAACGTTATCTAAGAACTAGTTCTTCCTTTTAATCTGCAATTAGGCACAAGGGGGAAAAAAGTTCATTGGTCTCTAATCCAAACACATCCTTTAGTTTTTTCctacaaaaacaagaaataaaaaaaaaaatttaaaaatgacAAACATGTCCCAAAACTCAACGATTTAGATACCTATTCCTGACCTGGTCCAGTGCAGAAATATATTGTTATCGAGCATATGAAAAATAGGGCTGTGaatgtgtttatttattttaaagaatTTTGAGATAGTATTCAGGATTGGCTCATTTATTTACTAAGGCAAGTTCAAAAGAATTTTTATTGAGTCGAATTCGAGTAATTTTTATCTATAAAATCCAATTTTATGATTATCGAGCTAAGCTCGAGCTGcagttaaaatttttttaaacaaaaaattttgttgtaaCTTGATTAAATTAGTTTGCAAATCAAATTCGAACAAACTTTTACTGAGCGGAATTTGCTTTGAATATTGAGTAGTTTAGTTTATATTTCAGGATGGAGGGATTTAGGGTTTGGTTCACAGTATAGAATTTCAATCAGAAGCAAAACCCCATTATGGACATGAGTATTTGTTACTTGTCCAGTTTAGCAACGGGATGAGTTTTTTATTCTCTAATGAGTTAATCAATTTAAAATCTGAGTCATAAATTGGGAAAATATGAGATAAAATCTAACACTTTAATATCCATTAATAAATTTGTTAAACATCTGACAATGGTACAATCATAGTATACTGTTGTATTCAAATGCACAGAATATCTAATTTTATTGATATATGCATCAAATTTTATTATAACTTAATAATATTATGCTCTtttactccttttttttttataaaaataaattttattaacagATTGCTAGAAATCTCTCAGTAATACActcaaatttcatttgacatACATTTACCATTATTACcgttccccccccccccccccccacagcCCACTGAAACCTTGAAACCCTACGTCATCTATGAGCCATGCAAATCGCAACAGCACCTTTGGTCTGCTGCTATATACAAGCCCCCAAGCCTGCTAGCTGCTGATCACTACTAGTTTTGACAGAGACTGCTGGAATCAGCTAGCTCCTACATACAGGACTTATCCATTCAAAattccaccaccaccacctcctcctcctcctcctcctcctcctcctccaatCGCCCTCTCCTTAAGGATCGACGAAATCTCTGCCTTGTCCGACCAAAAAAGAATTAATAttcacaaaaagaaaagaatagaaCTTCACCCACCTTCTTGATCAGTCTATAGTGAATTTGGTGCTAAAATACTAATCCCACTACTGCTACTAGTAAGCAATCAGACATGGCAGCGTGGGAGGCTGAGAAGGACAGGACAGTGTGTGTTACAGGAGCAGGGGGATACCTGGCATCTTGGTTAGTCAAGCTACTCCTTTCCCGCCACTATACTGTTCATGCCACCCTCAGAAACCCCGGTACGTATTTCATCCTCATACCCCTTCCTTCCTGATTTactgctctttttttttttttttgggttttgggtCTTGTATAATTTGTTTCATTCCCTTTAATACGACAATTGATTTTTTACCTGCTGTCAATTGGCTGTTTCCTATTTGATGTAGTGGGAATTGCTGTAAATGTTTTGTGAAGGGTGAGAAATATGTTTAATTGAAGAAATATATAAAAGCACCTGCTGTGAATTGTGTGCTTCGTTACTTGATGATGTGGGCACTGCTGTGTATGTTTTGTAGACGATGAGAAATATGTTCATCTGAAGAAACTTGACAAAGCAGCTGAGAATTTGAAACTCTTTAAGGCTGATTTGCTGGATTACAACTCCATTTCTGCAGCCATCAGGGGTTGTGATGGCGTATTTCATGTAGCTAGTCCTGTTCCTTCAGGCTCTGTTCCCAATCCTGAGGCAAGACCATTTTCAATCGTTTCAATTGCTATGATATTTTATCCTTTTGGTTTCCCCAGAATAACATCTTTAACATATCTTTTGTTTATGAGAGACAGCTTTTGTCATAACAGATGATATTTTATTGCGTTTTGCCAAACATGAGCTAAAGTTGGGTATCGTTTAAAATAGGATCTTGTTAAGCTTTTGTACGAACTTATGTAGTCACTGGGGCTCTTTGCCTTTCTATCTATTTGTGGAAGGATTTTTCAAATGTTGAAATGAGTGAATAAATGCATATAATAATAACCTATGCTGGTAACCAAGTTCATCGCTGGCATAAGCAGTCATGAGTTCTTAACTATGTACTCATTCACTCTAAAGATGTCAGGTTAACTGACACTACTCAGTCGTCTATCTGGATATATTTTACGCAAAAACAAGCAGTTCAGCATGAAGAGTTGAGTGCTAGTTCCTCTGCCAACATGATGATTTCTTGCAGGTTGAACTTGTTGAGCCAGCTGTAAAGGGTACCCTTAATGTACTGAAGGCTTGTTCTGAAGCAAATGTCAAGCGCGTTGTAGCGGTTTCCTCTCTTGCTGCTGTTGTAATGAGTCCTAATCTGCCTGAAGGTGAAATTATAGATGAGAAGTGTTGGTCAGACGGAGAATACTGCAAGGCAACAAATGTATGCATCAACATAATTACACTTTTTACTGTTGCACcttggttttgtaattgtgCAGAAAAATCACTGTCTTATTCATACTGCTTCTAAGATTGCTGAGAAATCAGATTTTAGCAATTACTATCAGTTTTTGGTTGACCATCCTGTACTAATATTGCTCCAGATCTGGTATTGTTACTCCAAGACGGTTGCTGAA
This window of the Coffea eugenioides isolate CCC68of unplaced genomic scaffold, Ceug_1.0 ScVebR1_309;HRSCAF=961, whole genome shotgun sequence genome carries:
- the LOC113757461 gene encoding cinnamoyl-CoA reductase 1-like, encoding MAAWEAEKDRTVCVTGAGGYLASWLVKLLLSRHYTVHATLRNPDDEKYVHLKKLDKAAENLKLFKADLLDYNSISAAIRGCDGVFHVASPVPSGSVPNPEVELVEPAVKGTLNVLKACSEANVKRVVAVSSLAAVVMSPNLPEGEIIDEKCWSDGEYCKATNIWYCYSKTVAEREALQYAKETGLDVLTVCPSYVFGPMLQHDANASSLILIKLLKEGCEETENKFYNTVDVRDVAEALLLVYGRPEAEGRYICSPHLTTTKHMVETLRKNYANYKYPKRLIEVKDQSRWNISSEKLERLGWTYRPVEETLVDSVESYKQAGILD